Proteins co-encoded in one Leptodactylus fuscus isolate aLepFus1 chromosome 4, aLepFus1.hap2, whole genome shotgun sequence genomic window:
- the RBM24 gene encoding RNA-binding protein 24 isoform X1 encodes MHTTQKDTTYTKIFVGGLPYHTTDSSLRKYFEVFGDIEEAVVITDRQTGKSRGYGFVTMADRAAAERACKDPNPIIDGRKANVNLAYLGAKPRIMQPGFAFGVQQIHPALIQRPFGIPAHYVYPHAFVQPGVVIPHVQPTAATAAASTSPYIDYAGTAYAQYSAAAAAAAAAAAYDQYPYAASPAAAGYVTTAGYGYAVQQPLTAAAPGTAAAAAAAFGQYQPQQLQADRMQ; translated from the exons ATGCACACTACCCAGAAAGATACCACCTACACCAAGATCTTCGTCGGAGGGCTTCCCTACCACACCACGGACTCCAGCCTCAGGAAGTACTTCGAGGTGTTCGGAGACATAGAGGAGGCGGTGGTGATCACTGACAGACAGACTGGCAAATCCAGAGGCTATGGCTTT GTTACAATGGCTGACAGAGCTGCAGCAGAAAGAGCCTGTAAAGACCCCAACCCTATCATTGATGGGAGAAAAGCCAATGTGAATCTTGCGTACCTAGGAGCCAAACCCCGCATAATGCAGCCAG GTTTTGCATTTGGGGTCCAGCAAATTCACCCTGCTCTTATTCAAAGGCCTTTTGG GATTCCGGCACATTATGTATATCCTCATGCTTTTGTGCAACCGGGAGTGGTAATTCCGCATGTCCAGCCCACAGCTGCTACTGCCGCAGCATCTACAAGTCCATACATCGACTACGCTGGAACTGCCTACGCCCAGTactctgctgctgccgccgccgcTGCTGCCGCCGCCGCCTATGATCAATACCCATATGCAGCTTCACCAGCTGCAGCTGGATATGTCACCACTGCAGGTTATGGCTATGCAGTTCAACAGCCACTTACTGCTGCAGCCCCAGGAACTGCTGCAGCAGCTGCCGCTGCTTTTGGTCAGTACCAACCACAACAATTGCAGGCTGACCGTATGCAGTAG
- the RBM24 gene encoding RNA-binding protein 24 isoform X2, with amino-acid sequence MHTTQKDTTYTKIFVGGLPYHTTDSSLRKYFEVFGDIEEAVVITDRQTGKSRGYGFVTMADRAAAERACKDPNPIIDGRKANVNLAYLGAKPRIMQPGFAFGVQQIHPALIQRPFGGRLQLR; translated from the exons ATGCACACTACCCAGAAAGATACCACCTACACCAAGATCTTCGTCGGAGGGCTTCCCTACCACACCACGGACTCCAGCCTCAGGAAGTACTTCGAGGTGTTCGGAGACATAGAGGAGGCGGTGGTGATCACTGACAGACAGACTGGCAAATCCAGAGGCTATGGCTTT GTTACAATGGCTGACAGAGCTGCAGCAGAAAGAGCCTGTAAAGACCCCAACCCTATCATTGATGGGAGAAAAGCCAATGTGAATCTTGCGTACCTAGGAGCCAAACCCCGCATAATGCAGCCAG GTTTTGCATTTGGGGTCCAGCAAATTCACCCTGCTCTTATTCAAAGGCCTTTTGG GGGTCGTTTACAGTTAAGATAA